A single window of Kitasatospora sp. HUAS MG31 DNA harbors:
- a CDS encoding cytochrome P450 yields the protein MNRLPDPSRAAAAARRADRLVYLRSHPLLFGLLSATRGRPVVRLGRTVLVHGPDEYRQVLTRVPLDRTAAGTTGGAAAELTDGGLLFDQEGEEHRTARRGLADQLGRRGVERLRPLWQDVLDRELTGIDQGIDLLPVVRRLAGATAAALTGSTADPDLLARAAARAAADAAGDHLPRLLPRRDRAADSARALTDLLPDPLDAMLVVAAVNTTVAALPRAAAWCARARLWDRVSPELAAELLRLTAPSPILPRVAAADATVADCPIRRGDRLVLVARHAAEAHRDTPADRVRASHAVFGAGPHACPGAHLARVQLTDLLTALAPHHPTVTHAVPDPHAALPGYARLTLRTGKPAPRQAP from the coding sequence ATGAACCGCCTCCCCGACCCGTCCCGCGCCGCGGCCGCCGCCCGCCGGGCCGACCGCCTGGTCTACCTGCGCAGCCACCCGCTGCTCTTCGGCCTGCTGAGCGCCACCCGCGGCCGGCCCGTGGTCCGGCTCGGCCGGACCGTCCTGGTCCACGGCCCCGACGAGTACCGGCAGGTCCTCACCCGGGTGCCGCTGGACCGCACCGCGGCCGGCACCACGGGCGGCGCCGCCGCCGAACTCACCGACGGGGGACTGCTCTTCGACCAGGAGGGCGAGGAGCACCGGACCGCCCGCCGCGGCCTCGCCGACCAGCTCGGCCGCCGGGGCGTGGAACGGCTGCGCCCGCTCTGGCAGGACGTCCTCGACCGCGAGCTCACCGGGATCGACCAGGGGATCGACCTGCTCCCGGTGGTCCGCCGACTGGCGGGCGCCACCGCGGCCGCGCTCACCGGCAGCACCGCCGACCCCGACCTGCTCGCCCGGGCCGCCGCCCGGGCCGCCGCGGACGCCGCCGGGGACCACCTGCCCCGGCTGCTGCCCCGCCGCGACCGGGCGGCCGACTCCGCCCGGGCGCTCACCGACCTGCTGCCCGACCCGCTGGACGCGATGCTCGTGGTGGCCGCCGTGAACACGACCGTGGCCGCCCTGCCACGGGCCGCCGCATGGTGCGCCCGGGCCCGCCTCTGGGACCGGGTCTCCCCCGAACTCGCCGCCGAGCTGCTGCGGTTGACCGCGCCCTCGCCCATCCTGCCGCGGGTGGCGGCGGCCGACGCCACGGTCGCCGACTGCCCGATCCGGCGCGGTGACCGGCTGGTCCTGGTCGCCCGGCACGCGGCCGAGGCCCACCGCGACACCCCCGCCGACCGCGTCCGCGCGTCCCACGCCGTCTTCGGCGCCGGCCCGCACGCCTGCCCCGGCGCCCACCTCGCCCGCGTCCAGCTCACCGACCTCCTCACCGCCCTGGCTCCCCACCACCCCACCGTCACCCACGCCGTCCCCGACCCCCACGCCGCCCTCCCCGGCTACGCCCGCCTCACCCTCAGGACCGGGAAACCCGCACCCCGCCAGGCCCCGTGA
- a CDS encoding class I adenylate-forming enzyme family protein: MLDQLDHTLRQGGDRPAVLGCTRAGAVRVRVRCAELADLADGYAAALHHRHGLRPGDTLGVAVRPGPRALAVMLAAHRLGLRAAALDPAAGPEVLLARLELARPALILADAAAQAVAGWARPLARRAHLALPPLHRLGPVATVGPRRPGCAPALAAAGRPAPSPYDGDGDAVIVFTSGTTSAPRAVVHTRSGLAAGMRAVARLVGPRPGGAVLGGTFFVLVPSLAAGATVALPARSARVLDRQIARLRPDETYLTPPQLRGVTAFTGRVWTGSAPASAELLGRVKRAGATEAWGVYALTELFPAAAVEEADKAAFTEDGDLLGHPLPGVRTRVSEGGELLLSGPAARERYLGEAPDPWVRTGDRARLTADGRIVLAGRLKDMVLRHAENIYPGLYEPALHLPGVDLAVLVGVPAGDGDERLVALVQPRPGTDPRRLRAALQAPLARMGAARPDALLFADVPLAGRSRKPDRAAASRYCARELARR, from the coding sequence GTGCTCGACCAGCTCGACCACACCCTGCGCCAGGGCGGCGACCGCCCGGCCGTCCTCGGGTGCACCCGCGCCGGAGCCGTCCGGGTCCGGGTGCGCTGCGCCGAACTGGCCGATCTGGCCGACGGGTACGCGGCCGCGCTGCACCACCGCCACGGCCTGCGGCCCGGCGACACCCTCGGGGTCGCGGTCCGGCCCGGGCCGCGCGCCCTGGCCGTGATGCTGGCCGCCCACCGGCTCGGGCTGCGCGCCGCCGCCCTCGACCCGGCCGCCGGGCCCGAGGTGCTGCTCGCCCGGCTGGAACTGGCCCGGCCCGCCCTGATCCTGGCCGACGCCGCCGCCCAGGCCGTGGCCGGCTGGGCCCGGCCGCTGGCCCGCCGCGCCCACCTCGCCCTGCCGCCGCTGCACCGGCTCGGACCGGTGGCCACCGTCGGCCCGCGCCGGCCCGGCTGCGCCCCCGCCCTGGCCGCCGCCGGCCGGCCCGCCCCGTCGCCCTACGACGGCGACGGGGACGCCGTGATCGTCTTCACCTCCGGCACCACCTCGGCACCCCGGGCGGTGGTCCACACCCGCTCGGGGCTGGCCGCGGGCATGCGCGCGGTCGCCCGACTGGTCGGTCCCCGACCGGGCGGCGCGGTGCTCGGCGGCACGTTCTTCGTCCTGGTGCCCTCACTCGCCGCCGGCGCCACCGTCGCCCTGCCGGCCCGCTCCGCCCGCGTCCTGGACCGCCAGATCGCCCGGCTCCGGCCCGACGAGACCTATCTGACGCCGCCCCAGCTGCGCGGGGTCACCGCCTTCACCGGCCGGGTCTGGACCGGCTCCGCCCCCGCCTCCGCCGAGCTGCTCGGCCGGGTGAAGCGGGCCGGCGCCACCGAGGCCTGGGGCGTCTACGCGCTGACCGAACTGTTCCCGGCGGCGGCCGTGGAGGAGGCCGACAAGGCCGCGTTCACCGAGGACGGCGACCTGCTCGGCCACCCGCTGCCGGGAGTGCGGACGAGGGTGTCCGAGGGCGGCGAGCTCCTGCTCTCCGGCCCCGCCGCCCGCGAACGCTACCTGGGCGAGGCCCCCGACCCGTGGGTCCGCACCGGCGACCGCGCCCGCCTCACCGCGGACGGCCGGATCGTGCTGGCCGGACGGCTCAAGGACATGGTCCTGCGCCACGCCGAGAACATCTACCCCGGCCTGTACGAACCCGCCCTCCACCTGCCCGGGGTGGACCTGGCCGTCCTCGTCGGCGTCCCCGCCGGCGACGGCGACGAGCGCCTGGTGGCCCTGGTCCAGCCGCGGCCCGGCACCGACCCGCGCCGGCTGCGGGCCGCCCTGCAGGCACCGCTGGCCAGGATGGGCGCCGCCCGCCCGGACGCCCTGCTGTTCGCCGACGTCCCGCTCGCCGGACGGTCCCGCAAGCCCGACCGCGCCGCCGCCTCCCGCTACTGCGCCCGGGAGCTGGCCCGCCGATGA
- a CDS encoding glycosyltransferase family A protein: MSALWVVIPAYREEARIEGALNALAAQRDLDFTLLVVDNDSPDGTADRVRAFADRAPFPVELLVETEKGVGSAVDTGFRHAIAHGATLLARTDADCLPQPGWTAAARAGMLASGGLVCGHITARHDEHGPAGRAVFRTLVVLGAFFGRIRPAHHRRHGFLTPYRMHAGNNMAITAELYQAVGGMPRRPSPTDRTFLNRVRRHTTAVVHRRDMVVQNSTRRIRAYGVLGTARWYLERGAGGRGVDPR; the protein is encoded by the coding sequence GTGAGCGCGCTGTGGGTGGTGATCCCGGCCTACCGCGAGGAGGCCCGGATCGAGGGCGCGCTGAACGCCCTGGCGGCCCAGCGGGACCTGGACTTCACCCTGCTGGTGGTCGACAACGACTCCCCGGACGGCACCGCGGACCGGGTGCGCGCCTTCGCCGACCGTGCACCGTTCCCGGTCGAGCTGCTGGTGGAGACCGAGAAGGGCGTCGGCTCGGCGGTGGACACCGGCTTCCGGCACGCGATCGCGCACGGCGCCACGCTGCTGGCCCGCACCGACGCCGACTGCCTGCCACAGCCAGGGTGGACGGCCGCCGCCCGGGCCGGGATGCTCGCCTCCGGCGGCCTGGTCTGCGGGCACATCACCGCCCGCCACGACGAGCACGGACCGGCCGGGCGCGCGGTGTTCCGGACCCTGGTGGTCCTCGGCGCCTTCTTCGGCCGGATCCGCCCGGCGCACCACCGGCGGCACGGCTTCCTCACCCCGTACCGGATGCACGCCGGCAACAACATGGCGATCACCGCCGAGCTCTACCAGGCGGTCGGCGGGATGCCGCGCCGGCCCTCGCCCACCGACCGGACCTTCCTCAACCGGGTCCGCCGGCACACCACCGCCGTCGTCCACCGCCGCGACATGGTGGTGCAGAACTCCACCCGCAGGATCCGCGCCTACGGCGTGCTCGGCACCGCCCGCTGGTACCTGGAGCGCGGCGCGGGCGGCCGCGGCGTCGACCCGCGCTGA
- a CDS encoding 3-oxoacyl-ACP synthase III family protein, with product MDLHTTRVGITAVGACLPELELTSQQLQDEVTAGCGLRLPDRMFEKATGIRTRRFAAEGEYASTLAIGAAREALDRAGCDPSDIDLLLYASATRDVCEPATAHLVQAELGSRAHALDVSNACNSFLNGIDTARAMILAGRARRALVVTGETPSRAMRRDPSGLAEFREGFAGYTFGDAGAAVLVEPVASGGILDIETETASEHWEVGGIPGGGSRHPRGDEWSYFRGGGKELRGVFEKIGGDILTRVAARTGLGWDAYARVLVHQVTLPYLERFVELTGVPEEKLVVTVPQLGNLASATIGVQLHRTADALAPGDRVLMVGLGGGVSLMTMVWEKS from the coding sequence ATGGACCTCCACACGACGCGCGTCGGCATCACCGCCGTGGGCGCCTGCCTGCCGGAGCTGGAGCTGACCTCGCAGCAGCTCCAGGACGAGGTGACGGCCGGCTGCGGCCTGCGCCTCCCCGACCGGATGTTCGAGAAGGCGACCGGGATCCGCACCCGCAGGTTCGCGGCCGAGGGCGAGTACGCCTCGACCCTGGCGATCGGCGCGGCCCGGGAGGCGCTGGACCGGGCCGGCTGCGACCCGTCCGACATCGACCTGCTGCTGTACGCCTCGGCCACCCGGGACGTCTGCGAGCCGGCCACCGCCCACCTGGTGCAGGCCGAACTCGGCTCCCGCGCCCACGCCCTGGACGTCTCCAACGCCTGCAACAGCTTCCTCAACGGCATCGACACCGCCCGCGCGATGATCCTCGCCGGGCGGGCCCGGCGGGCCCTGGTGGTGACCGGGGAGACCCCGAGCCGGGCCATGCGCCGCGACCCGAGCGGCCTGGCCGAGTTCCGCGAGGGCTTCGCCGGGTACACCTTCGGCGATGCGGGCGCGGCCGTGCTGGTCGAGCCGGTCGCCTCCGGCGGGATCCTCGACATCGAGACCGAGACCGCCTCCGAGCACTGGGAGGTCGGCGGCATCCCGGGCGGCGGGTCGCGCCACCCGCGCGGTGACGAGTGGAGCTACTTCCGGGGCGGCGGCAAGGAGTTGCGCGGGGTCTTCGAGAAGATCGGCGGCGACATCCTGACCCGGGTGGCCGCCCGGACCGGCCTGGGCTGGGACGCCTACGCCCGGGTGCTGGTGCACCAGGTGACCCTGCCCTACCTGGAGCGGTTCGTGGAGCTCACCGGGGTGCCCGAGGAGAAGCTGGTGGTCACCGTGCCCCAGCTGGGCAACCTGGCGAGCGCCACCATCGGCGTCCAGCTCCACCGGACGGCCGACGCCCTGGCACCCGGCGACAGGGTGCTGATGGTGGGCCTGGGCGGCGGCGTCAGCCTGATGACGATGGTCTGGGAGAAGTCGTGA
- a CDS encoding VC0807 family protein, translated as MAVETTTKSTTTAGAVAEQAPSRAAALAPLAVDVAAPIGAYYLAHTGLGLSLVASLAIGSAIPAVRTVAGLLKDRSLNALAGLMLVVNLVGIALSALTGDARLMIAKDGLVSSVIGGTMIVTALVGRPLMTAGLRPFLIRGSAARAAAWERLAAGSDRFRRLERSFTLTWGTVLVAECAAKVVGAYTLPVETMVWMGTVFLAVAIGLGIVVGNRFAGRMGELVAAEARTPVDTALAA; from the coding sequence ATGGCCGTCGAGACCACCACCAAGAGCACCACCACCGCCGGCGCGGTCGCCGAGCAGGCGCCCTCCCGGGCCGCCGCCCTGGCCCCGCTGGCCGTCGACGTGGCGGCGCCGATCGGCGCCTACTACCTGGCCCACACCGGGCTCGGGCTGAGCCTGGTCGCCTCGCTCGCCATCGGCAGCGCCATCCCCGCCGTACGGACCGTGGCCGGGCTCCTGAAGGACCGCTCGCTCAACGCGCTGGCGGGCCTGATGCTCGTGGTCAACCTGGTCGGCATCGCGCTCTCCGCCCTCACCGGCGACGCCCGCCTGATGATCGCCAAGGACGGCCTGGTCAGCAGCGTCATCGGCGGCACGATGATCGTCACCGCGCTGGTCGGACGGCCGCTGATGACCGCCGGCCTGCGCCCCTTCCTGATCCGCGGCAGCGCCGCCCGCGCCGCCGCCTGGGAGCGGCTCGCCGCCGGCTCGGACCGCTTCCGCCGCCTGGAGCGGAGCTTCACCCTCACCTGGGGCACCGTCCTGGTCGCCGAGTGTGCGGCCAAGGTGGTCGGCGCCTACACCCTGCCGGTGGAGACCATGGTCTGGATGGGCACCGTCTTCCTGGCCGTCGCGATCGGCCTGGGCATCGTGGTGGGCAACCGCTTCGCCGGCCGGATGGGCGAGCTGGTCGCCGCCGAGGCCCGGACCCCGGTCGACACCGCCCTCGCCGCCTGA
- a CDS encoding SPFH domain-containing protein, which yields MLIGIAGAVVASIVVLVVLFKLMWRVAEPNEALIISGSKHGEGLGFRIVTGRGTFVMPGVQVVRRLSLDLNEADLDVECVTSQGIPVHVKGVVIFKVGDDSVSIANAGRRFLDQQQMMGHRVHNVFAGHLRSIVGGLTVEDMIRDRERLTAETRAASGAEMEKLGLIIDSLQIQEILDPTGYITNLAAPHAAAVQRDARIAAAEADRAATEAEQEAFARKAEATRNSGIQQAGYQAELETAQARALQAGPLAQAASRQEVVVQETKVAELEAHRKEQQLQADVRKPADARAYETRTKAEADRDARISAAEALARETELKAGAEANRVKVAATAEAEATRARGLAAAEATRATGQAEAAAAEAKGLAQAEAARALGLAEAEAIKARAAALAENQEAVVAQQLAENWPEIVRAGADAFGNVEHMVLLNGADGMGEMFAKALTMGGTGLGLARQLLGAMNAQQSAAAAAPAAGERPVAQSIPVQDQG from the coding sequence ATGCTGATCGGCATCGCGGGGGCCGTGGTGGCCTCCATCGTCGTCCTGGTCGTGCTCTTCAAGCTCATGTGGCGGGTCGCCGAGCCGAACGAGGCACTGATCATCTCCGGTTCCAAGCACGGCGAGGGGCTGGGGTTCCGGATCGTCACGGGCCGCGGCACCTTCGTGATGCCGGGCGTGCAGGTGGTGCGACGGCTGTCGCTGGACCTGAACGAGGCCGACCTGGACGTGGAGTGCGTGACATCGCAGGGTATCCCGGTGCACGTCAAGGGAGTTGTGATCTTCAAGGTGGGCGACGACTCGGTGTCGATCGCCAACGCGGGCCGGCGCTTCCTGGACCAGCAGCAGATGATGGGCCACCGGGTCCACAACGTGTTCGCGGGTCATCTGCGGTCCATCGTCGGCGGGTTGACGGTCGAGGACATGATCCGCGACCGCGAGCGGCTGACCGCCGAGACCCGGGCGGCGTCCGGGGCCGAGATGGAGAAGCTCGGCCTGATCATCGACTCGCTGCAGATCCAGGAGATCCTGGACCCGACCGGCTACATCACCAACCTGGCCGCCCCGCACGCGGCGGCGGTCCAGCGGGACGCTCGCATCGCCGCCGCGGAGGCCGACCGGGCGGCCACCGAGGCCGAGCAGGAGGCGTTCGCCCGCAAGGCCGAGGCCACCCGCAACTCCGGCATCCAGCAGGCCGGCTACCAGGCCGAGCTGGAGACGGCGCAGGCCCGTGCGCTGCAGGCGGGACCGCTGGCGCAGGCCGCGTCCCGGCAGGAGGTGGTGGTCCAGGAGACCAAGGTCGCGGAGCTGGAGGCGCACCGCAAGGAGCAGCAGCTCCAGGCGGACGTCCGCAAGCCGGCGGACGCCCGGGCGTACGAGACCCGGACGAAGGCCGAGGCGGACCGTGACGCCCGGATCTCGGCTGCGGAGGCGCTGGCCCGGGAGACCGAGCTGAAGGCCGGGGCCGAGGCGAACCGGGTGAAGGTGGCGGCCACCGCGGAGGCGGAGGCCACCCGGGCCCGGGGTCTGGCGGCGGCCGAGGCCACCCGGGCGACCGGTCAGGCGGAGGCGGCCGCGGCCGAGGCGAAGGGTCTGGCGCAGGCCGAGGCGGCCCGGGCGCTGGGTCTGGCCGAGGCCGAGGCGATCAAGGCGCGGGCGGCGGCCCTGGCGGAGAACCAGGAGGCGGTGGTCGCGCAGCAGCTCGCCGAGAACTGGCCGGAGATCGTTCGGGCCGGTGCGGACGCCTTCGGCAACGTGGAGCACATGGTGCTGCTGAACGGCGCGGACGGGATGGGCGAGATGTTCGCCAAGGCGCTGACCATGGGCGGGACGGGCCTGGGCCTGGCCCGGCAGCTGCTGGGCGCGATGAACGCGCAGCAGTCGGCGGCCGCGGCGGCGCCGGCCGCCGGGGAGCGCCCGGTGGCCCAGTCGATCCCGGTGCAGGACCAGGGCTGA
- the thiC gene encoding phosphomethylpyrimidine synthase ThiC: protein MTTFDAQQKSASVRSAGTGYPTPAWRKAYREGSRPDLRVPYREVQLTNGRTVPLYDTSGPYTDSAYEPDVRRGLPALRDPWIRQRGDVEEYEGREARPEDDGIKHTSPRGGNLRNLDAVFPGRPRRPLRGRDGAAVTQLAYAKRGVVTPEMEFVALREGLAPEFVRAEVARGRAVIPVNVNHPEVEPAIIGTNFLVKINANIGNSAVTSSIEEEVEKMTWATRWGADTVMDLSTGRNIHTTREWILRNSPVPIGTVPLYQALEKVDGRAEDLSWEVYRDTIIEQCEQGVDYMTVHAGVLLRYVPMTARRKTGIVSRGGSIMAAWCLAHHRENFLYTNFEELCDILATYDVTFSLGDGLRPGSIADANDEAQFAELQTLGELGRIARERDVQVMIEGPGHVPMHKIKENMDLQKEICDEAPFYTLGPLTTDVAPGYDHITSGIGAAMIAWWGTAMLCYVTPKEHLGLPNRDDVKTGVITYKIAAHAADLAKGHPGAQEWDDALSDARFEFRWEDQFNLALDPETARDFHDETLPAEPAKTAHFCSMCGPKFCSMKISQKIRDEHGDGSTAVESGFDAEALAGMQAKSEEFAAQGNRVYLPLAD, encoded by the coding sequence ATGACCACGTTCGATGCACAGCAGAAGTCTGCCTCCGTCCGGTCGGCCGGCACCGGCTACCCGACCCCGGCCTGGCGCAAGGCCTACCGCGAGGGATCCCGCCCCGACCTCCGCGTCCCGTACCGCGAGGTGCAGCTGACCAACGGGCGCACCGTCCCGCTGTACGACACCTCCGGCCCGTACACCGACAGCGCGTACGAGCCCGACGTGCGGCGCGGACTCCCCGCCCTGCGCGACCCGTGGATCCGCCAGCGCGGCGACGTCGAGGAGTACGAGGGCCGCGAGGCCCGCCCCGAGGACGACGGCATCAAGCACACCTCGCCGCGCGGGGGCAACCTGCGCAATCTGGACGCGGTCTTCCCCGGCCGCCCGCGCCGCCCGCTGCGCGGCCGCGACGGCGCCGCGGTGACCCAGCTCGCGTACGCCAAGCGGGGCGTCGTCACCCCGGAGATGGAGTTCGTGGCCCTCCGCGAGGGCCTGGCACCGGAGTTCGTCCGCGCCGAGGTCGCCCGCGGCCGCGCGGTCATCCCGGTCAACGTGAACCACCCCGAGGTCGAGCCGGCGATCATCGGCACCAACTTCCTGGTGAAGATCAACGCCAACATCGGCAACTCGGCGGTCACCTCCTCCATCGAGGAGGAGGTCGAGAAGATGACCTGGGCCACCCGCTGGGGCGCCGACACGGTCATGGACCTCTCCACCGGCCGCAACATCCACACCACCCGCGAGTGGATCCTGCGCAACTCCCCCGTGCCGATCGGCACCGTGCCGCTCTACCAGGCCCTGGAGAAGGTCGACGGCCGGGCCGAGGACCTCAGCTGGGAGGTCTACCGCGACACCATCATCGAGCAGTGCGAGCAGGGCGTCGACTACATGACCGTCCACGCCGGCGTGCTGCTGCGCTACGTGCCGATGACGGCCCGCCGGAAGACCGGCATCGTCTCCCGCGGCGGATCGATCATGGCGGCCTGGTGTCTGGCGCACCACCGGGAGAACTTCCTCTACACCAACTTCGAGGAGCTCTGCGACATCCTCGCCACGTACGACGTCACCTTCTCGCTCGGTGACGGCCTGCGTCCGGGGTCGATCGCGGACGCCAACGACGAGGCGCAGTTCGCCGAGCTGCAGACCCTCGGCGAGCTCGGGCGGATCGCCCGCGAGCGCGACGTCCAGGTCATGATCGAGGGCCCGGGACACGTCCCGATGCACAAGATCAAGGAGAACATGGACCTCCAGAAGGAGATCTGCGACGAGGCGCCCTTCTACACGCTCGGCCCGCTGACCACCGACGTCGCCCCCGGGTACGACCACATCACCTCCGGGATCGGCGCGGCGATGATCGCCTGGTGGGGCACCGCGATGCTCTGCTACGTCACGCCCAAGGAGCACCTCGGCCTGCCCAACCGGGACGACGTGAAGACCGGCGTGATCACGTACAAGATCGCCGCCCACGCCGCGGACCTCGCCAAGGGCCACCCGGGCGCCCAGGAGTGGGACGACGCCCTCTCCGACGCCCGCTTCGAGTTCCGCTGGGAGGACCAGTTCAACCTGGCCCTCGACCCGGAGACCGCGCGCGACTTCCACGACGAGACCCTCCCGGCCGAGCCGGCGAAGACCGCGCACTTCTGCTCCATGTGCGGGCCGAAGTTCTGCTCGATGAAGATCTCCCAGAAGATCCGCGACGAGCACGGCGACGGATCCACCGCCGTGGAGAGCGGGTTCGACGCCGAGGCCCTGGCCGGCATGCAGGCCAAGTCCGAGGAGTTCGCCGCCCAGGGCAACCGGGTCTACCTCCCGCTCGCCGACTGA
- a CDS encoding metallophosphoesterase: protein MTPEDLFREPEPDLSGTRHQQDLDVLPYGSWFEVPEQPPAGYPSDETHSAFGGASYLERHWPTQGQIPVGEPLPVVGAVPGHYAPSFLAPPFPVDGTAGTPGAPRPEDPPTIELGPPIPQDVHFPYPQPDPDEGPGPLYVIGDVHGYLDELLAALHQQRLIDAEGHWSAGRSRVWFLGDFTDRGPDGIGVIDLVMQLAAEAAAAGGYCRALMGNHELLFLGAAKFGDEPVQSTAGTASFLAAWRLNGGQQHDLERLQPHHVSWLSRLPAMAVEDGHLLLHSDTTAYLEYGETVADVNEAMHKLLADEGIDEWWDAFRKFTKRFAFRGQAGTMAAQELLGTYGGYRVVHGHSPIPYLTGADHPEDGTPPHVPGPYIYADELAIAMDGGVTMEGRLLVARLPLN, encoded by the coding sequence ATGACACCCGAGGACCTCTTCCGCGAGCCTGAGCCGGACCTCTCAGGGACCCGCCACCAGCAGGACCTCGATGTGCTCCCCTACGGGTCCTGGTTCGAGGTCCCGGAGCAGCCCCCGGCCGGGTACCCGAGCGACGAGACGCACAGCGCCTTCGGCGGCGCCAGCTACCTGGAACGCCACTGGCCGACGCAGGGTCAGATCCCCGTCGGGGAACCGCTCCCGGTGGTGGGAGCCGTCCCCGGGCACTACGCGCCGAGCTTCCTGGCACCCCCGTTCCCCGTCGACGGCACGGCCGGAACGCCCGGGGCGCCGCGTCCGGAGGACCCGCCCACGATCGAGCTCGGCCCGCCGATCCCGCAGGACGTGCACTTCCCGTACCCGCAGCCCGACCCGGACGAGGGCCCCGGCCCGCTGTACGTGATCGGCGACGTCCACGGGTACCTGGACGAGCTGCTCGCGGCCCTGCACCAGCAGCGGCTGATCGACGCCGAGGGGCACTGGTCGGCCGGGCGGTCCCGGGTCTGGTTCCTCGGCGACTTCACCGACCGCGGGCCGGACGGCATCGGCGTCATCGACCTGGTGATGCAGCTGGCCGCCGAGGCCGCCGCCGCCGGCGGGTACTGCCGCGCCCTGATGGGCAATCACGAACTGCTCTTCCTCGGGGCGGCCAAGTTCGGCGACGAGCCGGTGCAGTCCACCGCCGGCACCGCCTCCTTCCTCGCCGCCTGGCGGCTCAACGGCGGCCAGCAGCACGACCTGGAGCGGCTGCAGCCGCACCACGTCAGCTGGCTCTCCCGGCTCCCCGCCATGGCCGTCGAGGACGGCCACCTGCTGCTGCACTCCGACACCACGGCCTACCTGGAGTACGGCGAGACCGTCGCCGACGTCAACGAGGCGATGCACAAGCTCCTCGCCGACGAGGGCATCGACGAGTGGTGGGACGCCTTCCGCAAGTTCACCAAGCGCTTCGCCTTCCGCGGGCAGGCCGGCACCATGGCCGCCCAGGAGCTGCTCGGCACGTACGGCGGCTACCGGGTGGTGCACGGCCACAGCCCGATCCCGTACCTCACCGGCGCCGACCACCCCGAGGACGGCACCCCGCCGCACGTGCCCGGCCCGTACATCTACGCCGACGAGCTGGCCATCGCCATGGACGGCGGCGTCACCATGGAGGGAAGACTGCTGGTCGCGCGGCTTCCGCTGAACTGA
- a CDS encoding LacI family DNA-binding transcriptional regulator, whose protein sequence is MTAAANQNGRRPTTSRRLERAGIRDVAAAAGVSITTVSDALNGKGRLPDETRSRVREVAERLGYRPSAAARTLRTGRSGLIGLTVTTYGEEPFTFTEFAYFAEMARAATSAALSRGYALVVLPASSRHDVWSNIALDGTVVIDPPDQDPLVSELYRSGVPVVSDGKPGNCPVTAWVDNDHEAAVLGILDHLSEAGARRIGLLTGTSTDTYTRLSTEAYLGWCGRVGQEPVYESYPAHDPAAGAVAADRLLARPDRPDAVYGLFDPNGTDLLAAARRYGLRVPEDLLLVCCSESDVYSGTEPPITTLSLKPRRIGTTVVNLLIDAIEGVDSGTGVDIGRLFPPRYRTAGAGPPPGTLMPTELMVRCSSQRRSPRRTVSPPRSPNTG, encoded by the coding sequence ATGACAGCAGCAGCGAACCAGAACGGTCGGCGACCCACCACCTCGCGGCGTCTGGAGCGGGCCGGCATCCGGGATGTGGCGGCAGCCGCCGGAGTGTCGATCACCACGGTCTCGGACGCGCTGAACGGAAAGGGCCGCCTACCCGACGAAACCAGAAGCCGGGTGCGCGAGGTCGCCGAGCGCCTGGGCTACCGCCCCTCCGCCGCGGCCCGAACCTTGCGCACCGGCCGGTCCGGACTCATCGGACTGACGGTCACCACCTACGGCGAGGAGCCCTTCACCTTCACCGAGTTCGCCTACTTCGCCGAGATGGCCAGGGCGGCCACCAGCGCGGCACTCAGCCGCGGCTACGCACTGGTGGTGCTGCCGGCCTCCTCCCGCCACGACGTCTGGAGCAACATCGCCCTGGACGGCACCGTGGTCATCGACCCGCCCGACCAGGACCCCCTGGTCAGCGAGCTCTACCGGTCCGGCGTGCCGGTGGTCAGCGACGGCAAGCCGGGCAACTGCCCGGTCACCGCCTGGGTGGACAACGACCACGAGGCGGCCGTCCTCGGCATCCTGGACCACCTGAGCGAGGCCGGCGCCCGCCGAATCGGCCTGCTCACCGGCACCTCCACCGACACCTACACCCGGCTCTCCACCGAGGCCTACCTCGGCTGGTGCGGCCGGGTCGGCCAGGAACCCGTCTACGAGTCCTACCCAGCCCACGACCCGGCGGCCGGCGCGGTCGCCGCGGACCGGCTGCTGGCCCGTCCGGACCGCCCGGACGCCGTCTACGGCCTGTTCGACCCCAACGGCACCGATCTGCTCGCCGCCGCCCGGCGGTACGGGCTGCGGGTGCCGGAGGACCTGCTGCTGGTCTGCTGCAGCGAGAGCGACGTGTACTCCGGCACCGAGCCGCCGATCACCACGCTCTCGCTCAAACCGCGGCGGATCGGCACCACGGTCGTCAACCTGCTGATCGACGCCATCGAGGGAGTCGACTCGGGGACGGGCGTGGACATCGGCCGGCTCTTCCCGCCGCGCTACCGGACCGCCGGGGCCGGGCCGCCGCCGGGCACCCTGATGCCCACCGAGCTGATGGTCCGCTGTTCCTCGCAGCGCCGCAGCCCCCGACGGACCGTCAGCCCGCCGCGGTCCCCGAACACCGGGTAG